In Shouchella patagoniensis, the following are encoded in one genomic region:
- a CDS encoding 2-oxo acid dehydrogenase subunit E2 codes for MYKETSFPTARRHTYYFLEHAKQFSPVYLDTEVDFSKVNDIRKQMRDKEIKLSYISFVIFSITRVLKNYPEANTAIKKSLFPRVVWYKQMHAKFTMDRDINNTRAVLSGLIPKADEMSLIEIQDTLNYYRDNSFEDIKEFGPVKKLQTFPTFIGQWIYNRTMSKSKKREKLQGTFTVTSLGHQPIRSFYPIISSTTCFGVGAIHERVVLKNNLPEPVSYLILSLAFDHRAIDGAMAADILTDVKNHLEKGEFLL; via the coding sequence ATGTATAAAGAAACGAGCTTTCCTACTGCTAGAAGGCACACCTACTATTTTCTTGAACATGCTAAACAATTTAGCCCTGTATATTTGGACACCGAAGTTGATTTCTCCAAGGTAAATGATATTCGGAAGCAAATGAGAGATAAAGAAATAAAGTTAAGTTATATCTCATTTGTCATCTTCTCTATTACAAGGGTCCTTAAAAACTACCCAGAGGCCAATACAGCTATAAAAAAATCTCTTTTTCCAAGAGTAGTCTGGTATAAGCAGATGCATGCAAAGTTTACGATGGATAGAGATATAAACAATACAAGAGCTGTACTAAGCGGCCTAATTCCGAAAGCGGATGAGATGTCTTTAATCGAAATACAAGACACGCTAAACTATTATCGTGATAACTCGTTTGAAGACATAAAAGAATTTGGTCCTGTAAAAAAACTTCAAACCTTTCCTACTTTTATAGGGCAGTGGATCTATAACCGAACGATGAGCAAATCTAAAAAAAGAGAAAAGCTTCAAGGAACATTTACTGTAACGTCCCTGGGTCATCAGCCTATACGCTCATTTTATCCTATTATTTCGTCTACCACATGTTTTGGGGTAGGTGCTATACACGAAAGAGTCGTTTTGAAAAACAATTTACCCGAACCGGTTTCTTATCTCATTCTAAGCCTGGCTTTTGATCATCGGGCTATTGATGGAGCTATGGCAGCTGATATTCTAACAGACGTTAAAAATCATCTCGAAAAAGGAGAGTTTCTGTTATGA
- a CDS encoding acyl carrier protein, producing MKNRERLVALIEEVLEIEDENVNLQSNIKELEAWDSVNALRILTNVEADFNVRLNMKDFLAAKTVEEIFRLIEVQHV from the coding sequence ATGAAAAACAGGGAAAGACTAGTAGCACTAATTGAAGAGGTGCTAGAAATAGAAGACGAGAATGTAAATCTACAGTCCAACATTAAAGAACTGGAAGCTTGGGATTCTGTAAATGCATTAAGAATACTGACAAATGTAGAAGCAGATTTTAACGTTAGACTTAATATGAAAGATTTTCTTGCTGCAAAGACAGTTGAGGAAATCTTCCGGTTGATTGAGGTTCAACATGTATAA
- a CDS encoding HAD-IIIC family phosphatase, with protein MNEMEAIKKMKKICLNESDEVVLMNAIKLCGEVSSNKQIEKMGHLLRRIDQTSVDRLGLKKIRVAIISNFNADPLAHYMRGLLLKNKLWGEFYVAGFNQFEFELLNTESELYRFKPHLTMCLLDETFITSGLVKGEYHTHDVIQKLKTESRHLKKLVKQFKSHGTGYFAINTIPLPKVFHDSIIDYKTKALLSKEWLMFNAKVAHLSTHIEQAVTIDTDVMMQDVSLYRDSRLYYAGGYGMSDELLATFGKEGVKIARSLMGLNKKVAVLDLDETLWGGILGDDGLEGIQLNQTYPGNTYVDFQHYLKRLKQQGVLLAISSKNEETNVLDVLDNHPVMILKKEDFVGIKANWQPKHENIKNLEEELNIGMNQFVFVDDNPFEQQMVKAHTNVEVLDLPPDPSLYAGALLEEGWFNTVKLTEEDYSRTTKYIQSKKREAFKEESNSIEDYLAGLNIKVTIIEHPSEFDIPRIAQLSTRTNQFNLTTVRYNEVEVKKMVADPAYRVLGFSVADRFGDNGIVGAAFIKIDQSLDHNWKIENIVMSCRVFSRGIETAIIKTILTKANEEGAHEVLGSFIPTAKNKVVESLFSDHYFHLLLQDGNRMVYKHRYDNIKDIGYWLTIVSNKEVIKQ; from the coding sequence ATGAATGAAATGGAAGCCATTAAGAAGATGAAAAAAATTTGTCTTAATGAAAGCGATGAAGTGGTGCTAATGAACGCTATCAAACTTTGTGGTGAAGTATCTTCAAACAAACAAATCGAAAAAATGGGTCATTTATTGAGGAGAATAGACCAAACGAGTGTAGACCGCTTGGGATTGAAAAAAATAAGAGTAGCGATTATTAGTAATTTCAATGCAGATCCGTTGGCTCATTATATGCGGGGGTTGTTATTAAAAAATAAGCTTTGGGGCGAATTTTATGTTGCCGGTTTTAATCAATTTGAATTTGAGTTATTGAATACCGAGAGTGAATTATATCGTTTTAAGCCCCATCTAACAATGTGTTTATTAGATGAAACGTTTATTACCTCTGGCTTAGTAAAAGGGGAATATCACACGCATGACGTTATTCAGAAATTGAAAACAGAATCAAGACATCTTAAAAAGTTAGTGAAGCAATTTAAATCACATGGCACGGGCTACTTTGCCATCAATACGATTCCTTTACCAAAAGTGTTTCATGATAGCATTATTGATTACAAAACAAAGGCGTTATTAAGCAAAGAATGGCTTATGTTCAATGCGAAGGTGGCGCATTTGTCGACGCATATAGAGCAAGCTGTAACAATTGACACAGATGTGATGATGCAAGACGTCTCCTTATATAGAGACTCAAGGCTTTATTATGCTGGAGGCTATGGAATGTCTGATGAGTTGCTTGCCACTTTTGGTAAAGAAGGAGTGAAAATTGCTCGTAGTTTAATGGGACTAAATAAGAAAGTGGCGGTGCTCGACTTAGATGAGACACTTTGGGGAGGTATATTAGGTGATGATGGATTGGAAGGCATCCAATTAAACCAAACATATCCTGGGAACACCTATGTTGATTTTCAACATTACTTAAAACGATTGAAACAACAAGGTGTCTTATTGGCAATTAGCAGCAAAAATGAAGAAACGAATGTGCTAGACGTACTAGATAATCACCCAGTCATGATTTTAAAGAAGGAAGATTTTGTTGGAATAAAAGCAAATTGGCAACCGAAACATGAAAATATCAAAAACTTGGAAGAAGAATTAAACATAGGAATGAATCAATTTGTTTTTGTTGATGATAATCCATTTGAACAACAAATGGTTAAAGCTCATACAAATGTTGAAGTCCTTGACCTACCCCCAGATCCTTCTCTTTATGCAGGAGCTCTGCTCGAAGAAGGGTGGTTTAATACAGTGAAATTAACTGAAGAGGATTATAGCAGAACTACGAAATACATTCAATCAAAAAAAAGAGAGGCGTTCAAAGAGGAAAGTAATTCTATAGAAGATTATCTTGCTGGTCTGAATATAAAGGTGACCATCATTGAACATCCGAGTGAATTTGATATTCCTCGAATAGCTCAGTTAAGTACGCGTACCAACCAATTTAATCTTACGACGGTACGTTACAATGAAGTCGAAGTCAAGAAGATGGTCGCTGATCCTGCATACAGAGTACTTGGCTTTAGTGTTGCTGATCGATTCGGGGATAACGGGATTGTAGGAGCTGCTTTTATTAAAATAGATCAATCTCTTGATCATAACTGGAAAATTGAAAATATCGTGATGAGTTGTCGTGTTTTTTCAAGAGGAATTGAAACAGCAATAATAAAAACAATTCTTACTAAGGCGAATGAAGAAGGGGCTCATGAGGTGTTAGGATCCTTTATTCCAACCGCAAAGAATAAGGTGGTTGAGAGTTTGTTTTCAGACCATTACTTTCATTTGCTTTTACAAGATGGGAATCGAATGGTCTATAAACATAGATACGACAATATAAAGGACATTGGTTATTGGTTAACGATCGTTTCAAATAAGGAGGTTATTAAGCAATGA
- a CDS encoding 3-oxoacyl-ACP synthase III family protein produces MKIQVLGAGHYLPGRKITNRDMEDIFSIREDWINQLIGTKTRHFSIDFKKKTVEYSLKDICVRAAERAIKKAKINRESIDLLILSTATPDHLMPATVNLVADELGMNGVATFQLQSGCSGAVQAIEMGCRLLESRVYKHALVIGGDVCNKYMDAERNFLNLRSSELINYALFGDGAGAIVLSNSPENNHTGITFENVLNRFVGQGRPPGQIMNWFGHLPENINDMGKKERRKKFESAKEDYKAIEASVPEMTNEVIDELLAIEGWNREDVDLFLPPQLSGIMTQRIIDSLGINTEKTINCVEKTGNNGNALPFIQLNLLIKSLKPGQRAMGIAIESSKWIKTGFTLTKS; encoded by the coding sequence ATGAAAATTCAAGTTTTAGGTGCGGGGCATTATCTTCCTGGAAGGAAAATAACAAATCGAGATATGGAAGACATTTTTTCTATAAGAGAAGATTGGATTAACCAATTAATCGGAACGAAGACACGTCATTTCTCAATTGATTTTAAGAAGAAAACAGTGGAGTACAGTCTAAAAGACATATGTGTTCGTGCGGCGGAGAGAGCCATAAAAAAAGCAAAGATCAATCGGGAATCCATTGATCTGCTAATTTTATCCACAGCCACGCCTGATCATCTTATGCCAGCAACAGTAAACTTAGTAGCGGATGAACTGGGAATGAATGGGGTAGCCACTTTTCAATTACAATCAGGATGTTCTGGAGCGGTTCAAGCAATTGAGATGGGGTGCCGATTGTTAGAGAGTCGTGTGTACAAACATGCGTTGGTCATAGGCGGAGATGTTTGTAACAAGTATATGGACGCAGAGCGGAATTTTTTGAACCTTCGTTCCTCGGAGTTAATTAATTATGCACTATTTGGAGACGGAGCTGGAGCCATTGTCTTGTCCAATTCACCTGAAAATAACCATACTGGTATTACTTTCGAAAATGTGTTAAATCGTTTTGTCGGTCAAGGGAGACCTCCTGGGCAAATCATGAATTGGTTCGGTCATTTACCAGAGAATATAAACGATATGGGCAAGAAAGAGCGCAGAAAGAAGTTTGAATCTGCAAAAGAAGATTACAAAGCAATTGAAGCCAGCGTACCCGAGATGACCAATGAAGTAATTGATGAGTTGTTAGCCATTGAAGGTTGGAATAGAGAAGATGTTGATCTTTTTCTTCCGCCGCAACTTTCCGGAATTATGACACAGAGAATTATAGATAGCTTGGGGATAAACACCGAGAAAACGATTAATTGTGTAGAAAAAACAGGGAATAATGGGAATGCGCTACCTTTTATACAATTAAACCTTTTAATCAAGTCTCTTAAACCTGGACAACGGGCAATGGGTATTGCTATTGAATCATCTAAATGGATCAAAACAGGTTTTACATTAACAAAGAGCTAG
- a CDS encoding SDR family oxidoreductase: protein MNMNELALVTNGESYFNQHIAQHLKDIGFNVIIIFRTLEGQSTFEQSLSIEGVHTRLIDKLDERAMEFLTGEIQEKWGTLDVLIHGNEELDEEKSLAEDSERFGYKIEAIFNEIFFYNKMATSLMIKKKTGKIIFPLIYDPLYYAEYCSSPVLNQGKISLMKCLSRELGAFRINVNAITFGYHRTTQEGKELKELKRKVEIFSLKPQLPQLKDMIPALDMLVAPPVQYIGGENIHIGVGIETSL from the coding sequence ATGAATATGAATGAACTTGCCTTAGTAACGAATGGAGAGTCGTATTTTAATCAACACATTGCTCAGCACTTAAAAGATATTGGATTCAATGTGATAATCATTTTTCGTACCTTAGAAGGACAGTCAACATTTGAACAAAGCCTATCCATTGAAGGGGTACATACCCGTCTCATTGATAAGTTAGATGAAAGAGCAATGGAATTTTTGACGGGAGAGATTCAAGAAAAATGGGGAACATTGGATGTGCTGATTCATGGAAATGAAGAACTAGATGAGGAAAAATCATTAGCTGAGGATAGTGAGCGATTCGGTTACAAGATTGAAGCAATTTTTAATGAAATTTTCTTTTACAACAAGATGGCAACAAGTTTGATGATAAAGAAAAAGACGGGAAAAATTATATTTCCGTTGATTTATGACCCTCTTTATTATGCTGAATATTGCAGCTCACCTGTGTTAAACCAAGGAAAGATTTCGTTGATGAAGTGTTTAAGCAGAGAGTTAGGGGCATTCCGCATTAATGTTAATGCTATAACATTTGGATACCACCGGACAACCCAAGAAGGGAAAGAGTTAAAGGAGTTAAAAAGAAAAGTTGAAATATTTAGTCTTAAGCCACAATTGCCTCAATTAAAGGACATGATACCAGCATTAGACATGTTAGTCGCTCCCCCTGTCCAATATATTGGTGGGGAAAATATTCATATCGGAGTAGGTATAGAAACCAGTTTATAG
- a CDS encoding SDR family NAD(P)-dependent oxidoreductase, translating into MIVQGKVVLLTGATKGIGKAIFKRFLEEGAHIVGIYSSDDQAALDLQKELNLDQKGKSYLIKGSVVDRTFIRDTIAQVVNTHGSIDVLINNAGVTNDQFLINMKEEQWSNVYHVNFLGTHVCTTEALPFMKSQKSGSIINVVSTTGVIGREAQSNYGASKGSIMGLTRLLSRKYACDGIRINCIAPGMINTSMIHHVPENKIDNFLHFTNGKRLGSPEEVANTAVFLASDFSNYFNDTVLKVDGGFLR; encoded by the coding sequence TTGATCGTTCAAGGTAAAGTTGTTTTACTGACTGGGGCTACCAAAGGAATAGGGAAAGCCATTTTTAAGCGTTTTTTAGAAGAAGGCGCACATATCGTAGGAATTTATTCTTCAGATGATCAGGCGGCTTTAGACCTGCAGAAAGAATTGAACTTAGATCAAAAAGGAAAAAGTTATTTAATTAAGGGTTCTGTTGTTGATCGAACATTCATTCGAGATACGATTGCTCAAGTAGTAAATACTCATGGTTCAATCGACGTGTTAATTAACAATGCTGGAGTGACTAATGATCAGTTTTTAATCAATATGAAAGAAGAACAATGGAGCAATGTTTATCATGTAAATTTTTTAGGAACCCATGTATGTACAACAGAAGCCCTTCCTTTTATGAAATCACAAAAAAGCGGATCCATTATAAACGTTGTATCTACAACGGGTGTCATTGGAAGAGAAGCTCAAAGTAATTATGGCGCATCAAAAGGATCGATCATGGGATTAACAAGATTATTATCAAGAAAATACGCTTGTGATGGAATTCGAATCAACTGCATAGCCCCTGGAATGATTAATACCTCGATGATTCATCATGTTCCAGAAAATAAAATTGATAACTTTCTTCATTTTACGAATGGGAAACGCTTAGGGTCTCCAGAAGAAGTCGCAAACACTGCTGTATTTCTAGCGAGTGATTTTAGCAACTACTTTAATGACACAGTTTTAAAAGTTGATGGTGGTTTTTTAAGATGA
- a CDS encoding phosphopantetheine-binding protein codes for MKTNEEIKQVIKQNILIERLELEDLTCEEIEDTEALFGDGLGLDSVEALDVVAGIEAEFGVSLQGMSEEDIQKHFYSVETLGAFIEKKQAVQV; via the coding sequence ATGAAAACAAATGAGGAAATTAAGCAGGTAATTAAACAAAATATTCTAATCGAGCGTCTTGAGTTGGAAGACTTAACTTGTGAAGAGATTGAGGACACAGAGGCTTTGTTTGGAGATGGTCTTGGGCTTGATTCTGTAGAAGCTTTGGATGTTGTAGCAGGAATTGAAGCAGAGTTTGGAGTTTCGCTTCAAGGGATGAGCGAAGAGGATATCCAGAAACATTTTTATTCAGTCGAAACATTAGGGGCTTTTATTGAAAAAAAACAAGCAGTTCAAGTATAA
- a CDS encoding beta-ketoacyl-[acyl-carrier-protein] synthase family protein produces MNKKRKCVVTGIGILSALGRDKKGILKKMKAGETGISSIKSFESQAFISQIGAEVNDESIEHSIKSMKLQSYDRCAQLAIIATDDALVDSGIDFIDRKKKIGVTFGTCNGGINSLEEHGSIEGVQSEKLKQYPFYKQADNLATHFHVTGPVVTINTACAASGNAIGLARDLISEGKADVMIAGGADSMSPTVFAGFNALKALNKQPCSPYNTEYGLSLGEGAAFLILEPLDRAVERGAKIYAEVSGYGLSNDAYHETAPDPDGKGIELAVKAALRDAQVQCNEIEYINTHGTGTKANDSAEINGLVSVFNEHFPLIPFSSSKAYFGHNLGAAAAIEYATTLLALQEDLLPATVNFKEHREGCAKDNLITNQMKQGSPKYFLCNNSAFGGHNASIVSKNGKYVSSESELYVTREKKRVVITGMSMIRGNSVTTGSEEASVSSLKVEDASPFSLKQYNASLFQRRMNRLSQFSIGAADMAINDSKMNRSKIGGDQIGLVYGTSKGTLESAEKYLNSIFKNSIEQASAIYFPDMVLNSTAGKISKKLSLNGFSSSLSTGGNDGLMSLHYGYGSVANGIVPQCLVGAGDEKSDLSNMLDENEGVERSYPSIEGSTFLVLSDFEVAKTQNQPIYAEVIGVGASFSREPLADTESNAVTEALRKANLSLEDIDLILTDWHGRRDKKEHPIEFFRKHVNEERIICLNDLLGYGESISSLNHLYAAAKYLHSGAVPFLQLDEIAATRESNVECENKLALVYSVTPEGNESAAILSKVC; encoded by the coding sequence TTGAACAAGAAGCGTAAGTGCGTTGTGACAGGTATAGGAATCCTCAGTGCCCTTGGCAGAGATAAAAAGGGTATTCTCAAAAAAATGAAAGCTGGAGAGACCGGAATTTCATCTATCAAATCGTTTGAATCCCAAGCATTTATAAGTCAAATAGGCGCCGAAGTAAATGATGAAAGCATCGAACATTCTATAAAAAGCATGAAATTGCAATCATACGATCGTTGTGCTCAGTTAGCTATCATTGCTACAGACGATGCTTTGGTTGACAGCGGAATTGATTTCATTGATCGAAAAAAGAAAATTGGTGTCACATTTGGGACCTGTAATGGAGGAATTAATTCTTTAGAGGAACATGGATCAATAGAAGGCGTGCAATCAGAGAAATTAAAACAATACCCTTTCTATAAACAAGCAGATAATCTTGCAACTCATTTTCACGTCACAGGTCCAGTTGTGACAATCAATACAGCTTGTGCGGCAAGTGGCAATGCTATTGGCCTTGCGAGGGATCTTATTAGTGAAGGGAAAGCTGACGTGATGATAGCTGGTGGTGCCGATTCAATGTCACCTACTGTATTTGCAGGGTTTAATGCCTTAAAGGCGTTAAATAAACAGCCGTGTTCACCTTATAATACAGAGTATGGATTAAGTCTAGGTGAAGGTGCTGCATTCCTTATTTTAGAGCCGCTCGATCGAGCGGTGGAGCGCGGAGCAAAGATTTACGCGGAAGTATCAGGCTACGGTTTGAGTAATGATGCTTATCATGAAACAGCACCTGATCCAGACGGCAAAGGAATTGAATTAGCAGTGAAGGCTGCATTACGAGATGCTCAAGTTCAATGCAACGAAATTGAGTATATTAATACCCATGGAACAGGTACAAAGGCGAACGATTCAGCGGAGATAAATGGGTTGGTATCGGTATTTAATGAACATTTCCCTCTTATCCCTTTTAGCTCAAGTAAAGCTTATTTTGGGCATAACCTGGGTGCAGCAGCTGCAATTGAATATGCAACAACATTACTCGCATTACAAGAAGATCTATTGCCAGCAACGGTTAATTTTAAAGAACATCGGGAAGGGTGTGCAAAAGACAACTTAATTACAAATCAGATGAAGCAAGGCTCACCGAAATATTTTTTATGCAACAACTCAGCCTTCGGTGGACACAATGCTTCGATCGTTTCCAAGAATGGAAAGTATGTTTCTTCAGAGAGCGAGCTGTATGTTACCCGCGAGAAAAAGCGCGTTGTCATTACAGGAATGTCTATGATAAGAGGAAATAGTGTCACTACAGGTAGCGAAGAAGCTAGCGTGTCTAGCCTAAAAGTAGAAGATGCTTCCCCGTTCTCATTGAAGCAATATAACGCCTCCTTGTTTCAAAGAAGGATGAATCGCTTGTCGCAGTTTAGTATTGGCGCAGCCGATATGGCTATAAACGATTCCAAGATGAATCGATCAAAAATAGGTGGTGATCAAATTGGTTTAGTTTACGGAACATCCAAAGGGACATTAGAAAGTGCTGAGAAGTATTTAAATAGCATTTTTAAAAACTCGATTGAACAAGCAAGTGCCATTTACTTTCCTGACATGGTTTTGAACTCTACTGCGGGGAAAATTAGTAAAAAATTAAGTCTAAATGGTTTTAGTAGTTCTTTAAGTACTGGGGGTAATGATGGGTTAATGAGCCTACATTATGGTTATGGGTCCGTTGCAAACGGAATCGTACCACAGTGTTTAGTAGGAGCGGGTGATGAAAAATCCGATTTATCCAATATGTTAGATGAGAATGAAGGGGTCGAACGCTCTTATCCTTCCATTGAAGGAAGCACGTTTCTAGTATTAAGTGACTTTGAAGTGGCCAAAACTCAAAACCAACCGATTTATGCGGAGGTAATTGGAGTAGGTGCATCATTTAGCCGAGAACCTTTGGCTGACACAGAAAGCAATGCTGTTACAGAAGCGCTGAGAAAGGCGAATCTTTCTTTAGAGGATATAGACCTAATTTTGACTGATTGGCATGGGAGAAGAGACAAAAAGGAGCATCCAATAGAATTTTTCAGAAAGCATGTCAATGAAGAAAGAATTATTTGTCTAAATGATCTTCTTGGTTACGGAGAATCAATCAGCTCCCTAAACCATCTTTATGCGGCAGCGAAGTATCTTCATAGTGGAGCCGTGCCATTTCTGCAATTAGATGAAATAGCGGCAACGAGAGAGAGTAATGTGGAATGCGAAAATAAACTGGCTTTGGTGTATAGCGTTACTCCAGAAGGAAATGAATCAGCTGCTATTCTTAGTAAGGTTTGTTAA
- a CDS encoding alpha/beta hydrolase — translation MESQREKHTVYEEVLHSITKEHGMTDGSWIREWSKQGDIHRKKHQFIQACQCYNFARFPFVDGPERKDVQTKCVDVFQEWLLDQQLKVEKETIYFNGNEFSVYLSSQRKASNPLLIVMGGIVSIKEQWHQFLMAGPKMGFTVALAECPGVGENSLVYDEKSHGMIGAIMDQLAGRVNVNQTYFVGMSFGGQLGIKQAITDKRIQGITTVGAPVYQFYNEPGWLEQLPLITLKTLAHLTEIPEEEIVWNINHFAISKSEMTNLKIPVHYVFSNKDEIIPLSEKEFLKKHVAQLELIEFDDVHGSPKHMPEIQKYIPLSVMRQQKSNRILVRWMLAFLLGIQKEKRKLKSRSETIEQEA, via the coding sequence TTGGAATCTCAGCGCGAAAAGCACACTGTTTATGAAGAAGTTCTTCACTCCATTACCAAAGAACACGGGATGACCGACGGTTCGTGGATTAGAGAATGGAGTAAACAGGGGGACATTCATCGAAAGAAACATCAGTTCATCCAAGCATGCCAATGTTATAACTTTGCTCGGTTCCCTTTTGTTGATGGACCAGAGCGCAAGGATGTGCAAACGAAATGTGTAGATGTTTTTCAAGAGTGGCTCTTAGACCAACAATTGAAGGTTGAGAAGGAAACAATTTATTTTAATGGGAATGAGTTCTCTGTGTATCTATCCAGTCAGAGAAAGGCTTCAAACCCACTTTTAATCGTAATGGGAGGCATTGTTTCCATTAAAGAACAGTGGCATCAATTTCTTATGGCTGGACCGAAAATGGGTTTTACCGTTGCCCTTGCAGAGTGTCCGGGGGTTGGTGAAAATAGCTTAGTTTATGATGAGAAGAGTCATGGAATGATTGGTGCGATCATGGACCAATTAGCAGGGCGTGTGAATGTAAATCAAACATACTTTGTTGGAATGAGTTTTGGAGGACAACTAGGAATAAAACAAGCGATAACAGATAAACGCATACAAGGGATTACGACAGTAGGTGCGCCAGTCTATCAATTCTATAATGAGCCAGGTTGGTTGGAACAATTACCTCTAATTACATTAAAAACGTTGGCACATTTAACTGAAATTCCGGAAGAGGAGATTGTCTGGAACATTAATCACTTTGCAATAAGTAAGAGTGAGATGACGAACTTAAAGATTCCAGTTCATTATGTTTTTAGTAACAAGGATGAAATTATTCCTCTTTCAGAGAAAGAGTTTCTCAAAAAACATGTTGCTCAATTGGAATTAATTGAATTTGATGATGTACATGGTTCGCCAAAACATATGCCGGAAATCCAAAAATATATTCCGTTGAGTGTTATGCGTCAGCAAAAAAGCAATCGAATACTAGTGAGATGGATGCTGGCCTTTCTTCTTGGAATTCAAAAAGAAAAACGGAAATTAAAATCTAGGAGTGAAACGATTGAACAAGAAGCGTAA
- a CDS encoding helix-turn-helix domain-containing protein — translation MELGDKIRQLRLYHNISQSMLAEGICSVAYLSKVENGKTKPTEHLVEKLSERLEVTIDVLKDDLSEKYKRQMERLIDKYDKDPYHIFLESEIRILRLYFLELLPLERTLRVFNILLHYFVRTQDITKSDEIFTRGNNLIPMEQKNFTQNVNDVFFLFKTVGNYFYIKEDFELADYYFIKAKDYGNENQIEMAKIYYNISITKQRIVSDMNVCLLYAKHALDIFDSEEKHLQAINVLISKSIQYNIQKNFDKAFACLNEAQDRLTLFPNLENKSTKIMIFYHLGKIHQEKEEFDMALKQYNQALDNTNKQSNEAVYIFNSLLDIYIQKKEWDRIDYYLTEAINLATQKKLQYQLVELLQKKANVFKLRGDEDGYEREMKNALTKAIEQKLSKLVKEISNELADYYYELRYYKKSSNYYRIASNKTT, via the coding sequence ATGGAATTAGGCGATAAAATCAGGCAATTGAGATTGTATCACAATATTTCTCAGTCGATGCTAGCTGAAGGCATTTGTTCGGTCGCATACCTAAGCAAAGTGGAGAATGGGAAGACCAAACCTACAGAACATTTGGTTGAAAAACTATCCGAAAGACTTGAAGTCACAATTGATGTATTAAAGGATGATCTTTCTGAAAAGTACAAAAGACAAATGGAGCGGTTAATTGATAAATATGATAAAGATCCCTACCACATTTTTCTCGAGTCAGAAATTAGAATTTTACGACTTTATTTTTTAGAACTTCTCCCTTTAGAACGAACGCTTCGCGTATTTAATATTCTGTTACATTATTTTGTCAGAACTCAAGACATAACAAAAAGTGATGAGATTTTCACTCGGGGGAACAACCTTATTCCAATGGAACAAAAAAACTTTACCCAGAATGTAAATGACGTTTTCTTCTTATTTAAAACAGTAGGGAATTATTTTTATATAAAAGAAGACTTCGAGTTAGCGGATTATTATTTTATTAAGGCAAAAGATTATGGGAACGAAAATCAAATTGAAATGGCGAAGATCTACTACAACATTAGTATTACCAAACAACGTATAGTAAGCGATATGAATGTATGTCTGTTATACGCGAAGCACGCGTTGGACATTTTCGACTCTGAAGAGAAACACCTGCAAGCGATAAATGTTTTAATTAGCAAAAGCATACAATATAATATACAGAAAAATTTCGATAAAGCATTTGCCTGCCTGAATGAAGCTCAGGACCGATTAACGTTATTCCCTAATTTAGAAAACAAGTCTACTAAGATTATGATTTTTTATCATTTAGGTAAGATTCATCAGGAAAAAGAAGAGTTCGACATGGCACTTAAACAATATAATCAGGCGTTAGATAACACAAACAAGCAAAGCAACGAAGCGGTTTACATATTCAACAGCCTACTCGACATTTATATCCAAAAAAAAGAGTGGGACCGTATAGATTATTATTTGACTGAAGCAATTAACCTTGCAACTCAAAAGAAACTTCAGTATCAACTCGTTGAATTGCTCCAAAAAAAAGCAAATGTATTTAAATTAAGAGGAGATGAAGACGGCTACGAGAGGGAAATGAAAAATGCGTTAACAAAAGCAATTGAACAAAAGCTAAGTAAGCTTGTTAAAGAAATCTCAAATGAACTCGCCGATTATTATTACGAATTACGTTATTATAAGAAGTCCTCCAACTACTATCGAATTGCTTCAAATAAAACCACCTAG